From the genome of uncultured Methanobacterium sp.:
TTGAAATATGACAGTTCCCTGAAGAATGCTACCATCTCCACCCATGGCATACATAAGTATATAAACTGGTTTCAGCCTTAAATTAATTACATAATTTTTTTTAAAATATCCAAGATTAAAGGAAAAAATAAGGTATAGCTTAATTAAACCAATTATAAATCTGTGTAGCTTAAAAAGAAAATTAACTCAACACAAAAAAATCAGTAATACTATTAAGACGGTTGTGATTTAATATGGCAGGAATAGTAGGATATGGAGTTCACATACCTTCATACCGTATAAAGGTTGAAGAGATTGCAAAGGTCTGGGGAGATAATGCCCAGGCAGTTTCCAGGGGACTGGTGGTTAACGAAAAATCAGTACCAGCCCCAGACGAAGACACCGCCACCATATCAGTGGAGGCATCCCGTAATTCACTTAAAAGGGCAAGTATCGACCCTCAAAAAATTGGAGCAGTATACGTTGGCTCAGAATCACACCCCTATGCAGTTAAACCAACTGCAACCATAGTGGCTGAAGCTGTGGAAGCCAGCCCTGATCTTACTGCGGCCGACCTGGAATTCGCATGCAAAGCTGGAACAGCGGGTATGCAAATTTGTATGGGACTCGTAGATTCTGGAACCGTGGAATACGGTCTTGCAGTAGGTGCAGACACCGCACAAGGCGCTCCCAGTGATGCACTGGAGTACACCGCATCTGCTGGTGGAGCAGCATACATTATTGGATCCAAAGACACTGCAGCTGACTTTGAAGGTACCTACAGTTTCACCACCGACACCCCTGACTTCTACCGTAGGGAAGGTAAACCCTACCCCCGTCACGGAGGACGTTTCACTGGTGAACCAGCCTACTTCAAACACGTGCTTTCTGGAGCCGAAGGAATGATGGAAAAAATGGGCACAGAAGCCTCTGATTATGATCATGCAGTTTTCCACCAGCCCAATGGTAAGTTTTACATAAGAGCAGCCAAAAAACTTGGATTCACCGAAGAACAATACAAAACTGGACTCCTGACACCAATGATTGGCAACACCTACTCCGGGGCAACACCCCTTGGACTGGCAGCCATTTTAGACATTGCCCAACCGGACGAACGTATTTTTGCAGTTTCTTACGGTTCAGGTGCAGGTAGTGATGCTTTCAGCATCACCGTTAATGATAAAATAGAAGAAAAACGTGACCTGGCTCCTAAGGTTCAGGATATGATCAAGAACAAGGAATACGTGAACTACGCCATATACGCCAAGTTCAAAGGCAAAATGAAAATGGCAGGTCTAACTCCACGTTAAACAATGAGGATTATCTAATGGAGGAATGTTAAATTGAGAGATGTTGCAATTATTGGAGTTTCACAAACCAAATTTGGTGAATTGTGGGAAGTATCATTTCGTGATCTGATTACTGAAGCAGGAATGAAAGCTGTTGCCGATGCAGATATTGAAGGGCAGGACCTGGAAGCCATGTATGTGGGAAACATGACTGCCGGTCTGTTCATACAGCAGGAGCACATAGCCTCCCTCATTGCTGACCATTCAGGTCTAACACCCATACCCTGTACCCGGGTGGAAGCAGCCTGTGCATCAGGTGGTTTAGCCCTGAGAAATGGAATTATGGCTGTGGCCTCTGGTTACCACGATGTGGTTATCTCCGCTGGAGTGGAGAAAATGACTGACGTGGTTGATCCAACCCCGGCCATTGCCACTGCATCAGACCAGGAATGGGAAGCCCAGCAGGGAGTTACCTTCCCCTCACTATACGCCATGATGGCCCGCAGGCATATGCATGAATACGGGACCACCAGAGAACAACTGGCCATGTTCAGTGTTAACAACCACAAGAATGGTGCCCTGAACCCACTGGCCCAGTACCCCTTTGAAATCAACGTGGACAAGGTTTTAAACTCAACTATGGTGGCTGATCCCCTCCGCTTACTGGACTGTTCCCCAGTGACCGATGGTGCAGCAGCAGTTATACTCTGCCCAGCTGAAGATGCCCGTAAATACACTGACACCCCGATTTATGTTAAGGCCTCGGCCCAGGCATCAGGTACCATTGCCCTTCATGACCGACGGGATATTACCACCATTGACTCCACAGTACATGCGTCCCGGACTGCATATGATATGGCAGGAGTGGGACCTAAGGACATAGATGCAGTAGAAGTACACGATTGCTTCAGCATTAATGGTATATTAGCCATTGAGGATCTGGGATTCGTGGAAAAAGGACAGGGTGGCCCGGCTGTAGAAGACGGTTTCATACAGCGTGACGGAGACCTACCAGTAAACCCTTCAGGAGGTCTTAAAGCACGAGGACACCCATTGGGCGCCACTGGAATTGCTCAAGCTGCTGAGATGGTCTGGCAACTCAGAGGAGATGCCGGTAAAAGACAGGTTGACGGCATTGAAATCGGTATGACCCACAACATTGGTGGTACCGGTGGTACAGCTGCCGTGCATATCTTTGGGCGTTAAAAACAACCAGAATAATTAAAATTTTAATATATTTTGGGCCAATATGTACCAAATTGGGAATCACTTGATTCCTTCTATTATTTTATATTTTTTTAAAAAACATTACAGATCATTAAAAATTACAGATTATTTCACTATTTTTAGGGTTTTTATCACAGGTCACTAATTTTAGGAAAAACCTATCAACTCTGGGTGAAAACAAATATGAGCGGAATAACTGGAATATTCTACAGAGACGGTCGGAAAGTCAAACAAACTCTAATAAAGAAAATGAATGACCGTTTATCCCACAGAGGACCTGATGGATCTGCAATCTGGTGTGAGGGAAATATGGCTTTGGGCCACCAGATGCTGCAAACCACACCAGAATCGCTACATGAAAAACTCCCCTACCACGATGCTAAATCGTGCTTAGTTATCACTGCCGATGCAAGAATCGACAACCGAGAGGACCTATCCTTAGAATTAAATATCAAAAACACAGAAGATGTATCTGATAGCTATTTTATTCTGAAATCCTTCGAAAAATGGGGTGAGAAATGCCCG
Proteins encoded in this window:
- a CDS encoding hydroxymethylglutaryl-CoA synthase; the encoded protein is MAGIVGYGVHIPSYRIKVEEIAKVWGDNAQAVSRGLVVNEKSVPAPDEDTATISVEASRNSLKRASIDPQKIGAVYVGSESHPYAVKPTATIVAEAVEASPDLTAADLEFACKAGTAGMQICMGLVDSGTVEYGLAVGADTAQGAPSDALEYTASAGGAAYIIGSKDTAADFEGTYSFTTDTPDFYRREGKPYPRHGGRFTGEPAYFKHVLSGAEGMMEKMGTEASDYDHAVFHQPNGKFYIRAAKKLGFTEEQYKTGLLTPMIGNTYSGATPLGLAAILDIAQPDERIFAVSYGSGAGSDAFSITVNDKIEEKRDLAPKVQDMIKNKEYVNYAIYAKFKGKMKMAGLTPR
- a CDS encoding thiolase domain-containing protein; the encoded protein is MRDVAIIGVSQTKFGELWEVSFRDLITEAGMKAVADADIEGQDLEAMYVGNMTAGLFIQQEHIASLIADHSGLTPIPCTRVEAACASGGLALRNGIMAVASGYHDVVISAGVEKMTDVVDPTPAIATASDQEWEAQQGVTFPSLYAMMARRHMHEYGTTREQLAMFSVNNHKNGALNPLAQYPFEINVDKVLNSTMVADPLRLLDCSPVTDGAAAVILCPAEDARKYTDTPIYVKASAQASGTIALHDRRDITTIDSTVHASRTAYDMAGVGPKDIDAVEVHDCFSINGILAIEDLGFVEKGQGGPAVEDGFIQRDGDLPVNPSGGLKARGHPLGATGIAQAAEMVWQLRGDAGKRQVDGIEIGMTHNIGGTGGTAAVHIFGR